In Euphorbia lathyris chromosome 9, ddEupLath1.1, whole genome shotgun sequence, the following are encoded in one genomic region:
- the LOC136206581 gene encoding uncharacterized protein: MGLLRSLVLMLLLIWLPGLRAQPPNSARALDALLQDYAFRALVRPRTGTPYDGAVPLDLSGIKVAALRLRSGSLRRKGFDMYKEFGIPSGIIEQPYVERLVFVYQNLGNWTERYYPLPNYTYLTPILGFLAYNASNLSATNIPELDIRTSGDPISIEFSDVKSAPDGSIAKCVWFDLQGSPNFSNVRSGNECSTIEQGHFSIVVESVAPSPGPTATATPSGQKKKKKKNDSKMWIIVGSVIGGIVLLGVLSCLVVWVQKLKQRKKLQNMEKAADVGEALQMTSVGETKAPAAMVTRTQPTLENEYVP, from the coding sequence ATGGGGCTTCTTCGAAGTCTCGTGTTGATGCTTCTTCTCATATGGTTGCCCGGTCTTCGGGCTCAGCCCCCTAATTCTGCCCGTGCTCTTGATGCTCTCCTTCAAGATTATGCTTTTAGGGCACTTGTTCGCCCCAGGACTGGTACACCCTATGATGGGGCCGTTCCTTTGGATTTGAGTGGGATTAAGGTTGCTGCTTTGAGGCTCAGGAGTGGGAGCTTAAGGAGGAAAGGTTTTGATATGTACAAAGAGTTTGGGATCCCCTCAGGTATCATTGAGCAGCCCTATGTggagaggcttgtttttgtatACCAAAATTTGGGGAACTGGACAGAAAGATATTATCCTCTGCCAAATTACACATACCTTACTCCAATTCTGGGGTTTCTTGCTTATAATGCCTCAAACTTATCTGCTACAAATATACCAGAATTGGACATTAGGACGTCTGGAGATCCCATAAGCATTGAATTCTCAGACGTGAAATCAGCTCCTGATGGGTCTATTGCTAAGTGTGTTTGGTTTGATTTACAAGGTTCCCCAAATTTCAGCAATGTGCGATCAGGCAATGAATGTTCAACAATTGAACAGGGGCATTTTTCTATAGTGGTTGAGTCGGTGGCTCCTTCTCCAGGTCCAACAGCAACAGCAACACCAAGTggacagaagaagaagaagaagaaaaatgattcaaaaatgtGGATAATCGTTGGTTCAGTGATAGGTGGAATAGTATTGTTGGGAGTTTTATCATGTCTAGTGGTGTGGGTGCAAAAACTGAAGCAGAGGAAGAAACTGCAGAACATGGAGAAGGCTGCAGACGTGGGAGAAGCCCTGCAAATGACATCGGTGGGGGAAACAAAAGCTCCTGCAGCAATGGTGACACGGACACAACCGACACTTGAGAATGAATATGTGCCCTAA